One segment of Anomalospiza imberbis isolate Cuckoo-Finch-1a 21T00152 chromosome 2, ASM3175350v1, whole genome shotgun sequence DNA contains the following:
- the SKA3 gene encoding spindle and kinetochore-associated protein 3 isoform X3 — MDAAGSFFGKLRELALTVETEVKQLERAMHREDVDCEDESPLAVLHDLHCEIKTQKEDISTSLGKICSEKKAVNEFMKASEILIQRNAADFGKIRELFQKYGYKPQVKDSTEEEDKANIESAMSVQNKSDEEKAKANDVPQLSASTEKPPLPKDPLCNPRLSDFGLSQYTFSKPWSALEAQHTTSARQLKAKNETPLRLRTPQALPKTPKCKLKMDDYECVTPKLEHFGISEHTMCMNEDYTMSLIHKTSQTIKKLVKRGDDNGGNLPEMTVKEIMVTPASKSSKRAEDAAADWMASPMVFVFCTPGVKESSKINNTVLSRSPETKELPLPSHAATPQCPDFQTRWLKAEAKQVTPGGKLESVTKNDAKDTPYKEKRILFAESSDEYLKHTGDPSPPKLEHYDHLLNTPPPPEITRIPENVLKMLSQYNHKVDSSKAMKMEPKTGNTTRYESCSTDYSSKETRSVTCPQPEQACPW; from the exons ATGGACGCGGCCGGGAGCTTCTTCGGCAAGCTGCGGGAGCTGGCCCTCACGGTGGAGACGGAGGTGAAGCAGCTGGAGCGGGCCATGCACCGCGAGGACGTGG ACTGTGAAGATGAATCTCCACTAGCAGTCTTGCATGACCTCCACTGCGAAATCAAGACTCAGAAG GAAGATATTAGTACCAGTCTTGGTAAGatttgctctgaaaaaaaagcagttaatGAGTTTATGAAGGCAAGTGAAATCTTGATACAAAGAAATGCAGCAGATTTTGGAAAAATAAGAGAGCTGTTCCAGAAATATGGCTACAAACCACAAGTCAAAGACTCTACAG aagAGGAGGATAAAGCTAACATTGAATCAGCAATGTCTGTCCAGAATAAATctgatgaagaaaaagcaaaagcaaatgaTGTACCTCAGCTATCTGCTTCTACAGAGAAGCCACCGTTGCCCAAAGACCCCCTGTGTAACCCCCGGCTCTCTGATTTTGGTCTTTCACAATACACGTTCTCCAAGCCTTGGAGTGCACTGGAAGCACAGCACACAACGAGTGCGCGTCAGCTGAAGGCAAAGAATGAGACTCCACTAAGATTGCGAACGCCACAGGCTCTGCCCAAAACTCCGAAATGTAAGCTAAAGATGGATGACTATGAGTGTGTAACACCAAAACTTGAACACTTCGGCATTAGTGAACATACCATGTGTATGAATGAAGATTATACGATGTCACTTATTCATAAAACTTCTCAGACAATCAAAAA gttggTTAAAAGAGGAGATGATAATGGAGGGAATTTGCCAGAAATGACAGTCAAGGAAATCATGGTTACTCCTGCATCAAAATCCAGTAAGAGAGCTGAAGATG CAGCAGCTGACTGGATGGCTTCTCCTATGGTATTTGTGTTCTGTACTCCTGGTGTGAAGGAATCTTCCAAAATAAATAACACAGTATTATCAAGGTCACCAGAGACAAAGGAACTACCTCTTCCCAGTCATGCAGCAACACCACAGTGTCCCGATTTTCAAACAAGATGGCTAAAAGCAGAAGCTAAG CAGGTGACACCAGGGGGAAAGCTTGAGTCAGTGACAAAGAATGATGCAAAAGATACAccatacaaagaaaaaagaattctttTTGCTGAGAGCTCTGATGAGTATCTTAAACATACTGGGGACCCTTCCCCTCCCAAACTGGAACACTATGACCATTTACTCAATACTCCTCCACCTCCAGAAATAACAAGGATACCAGAAAATGTTCTAAAG ATGCTTTCCCAATATAATCATAAGGTAGACTCTTCTAAAGCCATGAAAATGGAGCCCAAGACAGGAAATACTACAAGATATGAAAGTTGTTCCACTGATTACAGCAGCAAAGAGACCAG
- the SKA3 gene encoding spindle and kinetochore-associated protein 3 isoform X10, giving the protein MKASEILIQRNAADFGKIRELFQKYGYKPQVKDSTEEEDKANIESAMSVQNKSDEEKAKANDVPQLSASTEKPPLPKDPLCNPRLSDFGLSQYTFSKPWSALEAQHTTSARQLKAKNETPLRLRTPQALPKTPKCKLKMDDYECVTPKLEHFGISEHTMCMNEDYTMSLIHKTSQTIKKLVKRGDDNGGNLPEMTVKEIMVTPASKSSKRAEDAAADWMASPMVFVFCTPGVKESSKINNTVLSRSPETKELPLPSHAATPQCPDFQTRWLKAEAKQQVTPGGKLESVTKNDAKDTPYKEKRILFAESSDEYLKHTGDPSPPKLEHYDHLLNTPPPPEITRIPENVLKMLSQYNHKVDSSKAMKMEPKTGNTTRYESCSTDYSSKETRSVTCPQPEQACPW; this is encoded by the exons ATGAAGGCAAGTGAAATCTTGATACAAAGAAATGCAGCAGATTTTGGAAAAATAAGAGAGCTGTTCCAGAAATATGGCTACAAACCACAAGTCAAAGACTCTACAG aagAGGAGGATAAAGCTAACATTGAATCAGCAATGTCTGTCCAGAATAAATctgatgaagaaaaagcaaaagcaaatgaTGTACCTCAGCTATCTGCTTCTACAGAGAAGCCACCGTTGCCCAAAGACCCCCTGTGTAACCCCCGGCTCTCTGATTTTGGTCTTTCACAATACACGTTCTCCAAGCCTTGGAGTGCACTGGAAGCACAGCACACAACGAGTGCGCGTCAGCTGAAGGCAAAGAATGAGACTCCACTAAGATTGCGAACGCCACAGGCTCTGCCCAAAACTCCGAAATGTAAGCTAAAGATGGATGACTATGAGTGTGTAACACCAAAACTTGAACACTTCGGCATTAGTGAACATACCATGTGTATGAATGAAGATTATACGATGTCACTTATTCATAAAACTTCTCAGACAATCAAAAA gttggTTAAAAGAGGAGATGATAATGGAGGGAATTTGCCAGAAATGACAGTCAAGGAAATCATGGTTACTCCTGCATCAAAATCCAGTAAGAGAGCTGAAGATG CAGCAGCTGACTGGATGGCTTCTCCTATGGTATTTGTGTTCTGTACTCCTGGTGTGAAGGAATCTTCCAAAATAAATAACACAGTATTATCAAGGTCACCAGAGACAAAGGAACTACCTCTTCCCAGTCATGCAGCAACACCACAGTGTCCCGATTTTCAAACAAGATGGCTAAAAGCAGAAGCTAAG CAGCAGGTGACACCAGGGGGAAAGCTTGAGTCAGTGACAAAGAATGATGCAAAAGATACAccatacaaagaaaaaagaattctttTTGCTGAGAGCTCTGATGAGTATCTTAAACATACTGGGGACCCTTCCCCTCCCAAACTGGAACACTATGACCATTTACTCAATACTCCTCCACCTCCAGAAATAACAAGGATACCAGAAAATGTTCTAAAG ATGCTTTCCCAATATAATCATAAGGTAGACTCTTCTAAAGCCATGAAAATGGAGCCCAAGACAGGAAATACTACAAGATATGAAAGTTGTTCCACTGATTACAGCAGCAAAGAGACCAG
- the SKA3 gene encoding spindle and kinetochore-associated protein 3 isoform X6, with protein MDAAGSFFGKLRELALTVETEVKQLERAMHREDVDCEDESPLAVLHDLHCEIKTQKEDISTSLGKICSEKKAVNEFMKASEILIQRNAADFGKIRELFQKYGYKPQVKDSTEEEDKANIESAMSVQNKSDEEKAKANDVPQLSASTEKPPLPKDPLCNPRLSDFGLSQYTFSKPWSALEAQHTTSARQLKAKNETPLRLRTPQALPKTPKCKLKMDDYECVTPKLEHFGISEHTMCMNEDYTMSLIHKTSQTIKKLVKRGDDNGGNLPEMTVKEIMVTPASKSSKRAEDAAADWMASPMVFVFCTPGVKESSKINNTVLSRSPETKELPLPSHAATPQCPDFQTRWLKAEAKQQVTPGGKLESVTKNDAKDTPYKEKRILFAESSDEYLKHTGDPSPPKLEHYDHLLNTPPPPEITRIPENVLKMLSQYNHKVDSSKAMKMEPKTGNTTRYESCSTDYSSKETRGCHGVFKTNI; from the exons ATGGACGCGGCCGGGAGCTTCTTCGGCAAGCTGCGGGAGCTGGCCCTCACGGTGGAGACGGAGGTGAAGCAGCTGGAGCGGGCCATGCACCGCGAGGACGTGG ACTGTGAAGATGAATCTCCACTAGCAGTCTTGCATGACCTCCACTGCGAAATCAAGACTCAGAAG GAAGATATTAGTACCAGTCTTGGTAAGatttgctctgaaaaaaaagcagttaatGAGTTTATGAAGGCAAGTGAAATCTTGATACAAAGAAATGCAGCAGATTTTGGAAAAATAAGAGAGCTGTTCCAGAAATATGGCTACAAACCACAAGTCAAAGACTCTACAG aagAGGAGGATAAAGCTAACATTGAATCAGCAATGTCTGTCCAGAATAAATctgatgaagaaaaagcaaaagcaaatgaTGTACCTCAGCTATCTGCTTCTACAGAGAAGCCACCGTTGCCCAAAGACCCCCTGTGTAACCCCCGGCTCTCTGATTTTGGTCTTTCACAATACACGTTCTCCAAGCCTTGGAGTGCACTGGAAGCACAGCACACAACGAGTGCGCGTCAGCTGAAGGCAAAGAATGAGACTCCACTAAGATTGCGAACGCCACAGGCTCTGCCCAAAACTCCGAAATGTAAGCTAAAGATGGATGACTATGAGTGTGTAACACCAAAACTTGAACACTTCGGCATTAGTGAACATACCATGTGTATGAATGAAGATTATACGATGTCACTTATTCATAAAACTTCTCAGACAATCAAAAA gttggTTAAAAGAGGAGATGATAATGGAGGGAATTTGCCAGAAATGACAGTCAAGGAAATCATGGTTACTCCTGCATCAAAATCCAGTAAGAGAGCTGAAGATG CAGCAGCTGACTGGATGGCTTCTCCTATGGTATTTGTGTTCTGTACTCCTGGTGTGAAGGAATCTTCCAAAATAAATAACACAGTATTATCAAGGTCACCAGAGACAAAGGAACTACCTCTTCCCAGTCATGCAGCAACACCACAGTGTCCCGATTTTCAAACAAGATGGCTAAAAGCAGAAGCTAAG CAGCAGGTGACACCAGGGGGAAAGCTTGAGTCAGTGACAAAGAATGATGCAAAAGATACAccatacaaagaaaaaagaattctttTTGCTGAGAGCTCTGATGAGTATCTTAAACATACTGGGGACCCTTCCCCTCCCAAACTGGAACACTATGACCATTTACTCAATACTCCTCCACCTCCAGAAATAACAAGGATACCAGAAAATGTTCTAAAG ATGCTTTCCCAATATAATCATAAGGTAGACTCTTCTAAAGCCATGAAAATGGAGCCCAAGACAGGAAATACTACAAGATATGAAAGTTGTTCCACTGATTACAGCAGCAAAGAGACCAG AGGATGTCATGGAGTTTTCAAGACAAACATCTGA